Proteins encoded within one genomic window of Triticum aestivum cultivar Chinese Spring chromosome 2D, IWGSC CS RefSeq v2.1, whole genome shotgun sequence:
- the LOC123049407 gene encoding serpin-Z1 produces MEEQQVVDAMKDQAALSMRLLRGLGLRGEQNLAFSPASFHAILSLLAAGTTGAIRDQIVSFLGPAGAEAHAALVSHFGQTPSHQEEDEEGHPMVRCATGVWVDSSLHLKPTFATMAASRFNAEARAVCFGSNPEQARSEINEWFEGETGGRWKELVPEGSINAATVVVLANALYFRGYWYDPFDPELTQDGDFYVSPGHAVRTPFMVGGYLHENMCIACHPGFKVLWMPYCGHYQDCRSSMCIYLPDDRGGLPELVRALSSDPSVLFAVPEKLVPTAELRIPKFDVSQRLEASHLLRDLGLDLPFRLNPAGQSFSEMLALDEHDSKMPMAVSSVVHQCSVNINEQGTVAAAATDMEILGCCLPSEKVVDFVADHPFLFFIIKEEDNNGVILFAGQVVNPLS; encoded by the coding sequence ATGGAGGAGCAGCAGGTCGTGGACGCCATGAAGGACCAGGCCGCCCTCTCGATGCGCCTCCtccgtggcctcggcctccgcggCGAGCAAAACCTCGCCTTCTCGCCGGCGTCTTTCCACGCCATCCTGTCCCTCCTCGCGGCTGGTACCACCGGTGCCATTCGGGACCAGATCGTCTCCTTCCTGGGCCCCGCCGGCGCTGAAGCGCATGCTGCCCTCGTGTCCCACTTTGGCCAAACACCGAGCCACCAGGAAGAGGACGAGGAAGGACATCCCATGGTCCGGTGCGCCACTGGGGTGTGGGTCGACTCCTCTCTCCACCTCAAGCCCACCTTCGCGACCATGGCGGCATCCAGGTTCAACGCGGAGGCGCGAGCCGTCTGCTTTGGGTCAAACCCCGAGCAGGCCAGGTCCGAGATCAACGAGTGGTTCGAGGGCGAGACAGGCGGCCGGTGGAAGGAGCTTGTACCTGAGGGTTCCATCAACGCCGCCACGGTCGTCGTCCTCGCCAACGCGCTCTATTTCAGAGGCTACTGGTACGACCCCTTCGACCCTGAGCTCACACAAGACGGCGACTTCTACGTCTCGCCCGggcacgccgttcgcacgcccttcATGGTGGGGGGCTACCTGCACGAGAACATGTGCATCGCCTGCCACCCCGGCTTCAAAGTCCTGTGGATGCCCTACTGCGGCCACTACCAGGACTGTCGCTCCTCCATGTGCATCTACCTTCCTGACGATCGCGGCGGGCTGCCGGAGTTGGTGCGCGCGCTCAGCTCTGACCCATCCGTGCTATTCGCCGTGCCGGAGAAACTGGTCCCCACGGCCGAGCTGAGGATCCCCAAGTTCGACGTGTCGCAACGGCTCGAGGCCTCGCACCTCCTCCGTGATCTCGGGCTGGACCTGCCGTTCCGTCTCAATCCAGCCGGTCAGTCCTTCTCGGAGATGCTGGCCTTGGACGAGCACGATTCCAAGATGCCGATGGCGGTGTCGTCCGTCGTCCACCAGTGCTCTGTCAACATCAACGAGCAAGGTACCGTGGCCGCCGCAGCCACCGACATGGAGATTCTGGGGTGTTGCCTGCCATCGGAGAAGGTCGTAGACTTCGTCGCCGATCACCCATTCCTTTTTTTCATCATCAAAGAGGAGGACAACAATGGCGTAATTCTTTTCGCCGGCCAAGTTGTCAATCCTCTCTCTTAG
- the LOC123053381 gene encoding MEIOTIC F-BOX protein MOF, translating to MSPEPAAKRASSGGGQAVAFAGDRLSNLPDGLLHAVMSFLPAPQVVRTSVLSRRWRDLWRSTPCISIEERDFEITTGSGAGGGLDEREERWRKFEDFTTNLLLFHDNVASLDKFLLYASATRACALRLRDLDRWVRRGIKYCPQVIEIIISSCPRIQFPHMGASSSRLKSLHLYGFYLNNQFAELLCSGCPVLEDLVLRSCVKGFQEIKSRTLKKLVVDSCRSLSGDPVVIVAPRVAYLQLGISYGCYSNGISIYETASLVKASIHLLCLGETFNLKCQQRLLGNLCNVPNLELSGFDAMAMLVEESVKFPIFSNLQTLSLEQCLLDKCELNTKLDALFKMPLVWRSLPCSAACFQ from the exons ATGTCGCCAGAGCCAGCGGCGAAGCgtgcgagctcaggcggcggccaAGCCGTCGCCTTCGCGGGCGACCGTCTAAGCAACCTGCCGGACGGCCTCCTCCACGCCGTCATGTCCTTTCTCCCGGCCCCGCAGGTCGTGCGGACGAGCGTGCTGTCGCGGCGGTGGAGGGACCTCTGGCGCTCTACCCCCTGCATAAGCATCGAAGAGCGCGACTTCGAGATTACCACTGGGAGTGGGGCAGGGGGTGGCCTCGACGAGCGGGAGGAGAGATGGCGCAAGTTCGAGGACTTTACCACCAACCTGCTCTTGTTCCACGACAATGTCGCGTCCTTGGATAAGTTCCTGCTATATGCTAGTGCTACTCGTGCCTGTGCACTTCGCCTCCGAGACTTGGATAGATGGGTGCGACGTGGTATCAAATACTGCCCCCAAGTGATAGAGATTATTATCTCTTCGTGTCCTCGCATTCAGTTTCCTCATATGGGAGCGAGTTCTTCCCGCCTCAAAAGCTTGCATCTTTATGGTTTCTATCTGAACAACCAATTCGCCGAGCTGCTCTGTTCCGGGTGCCCTGTCCTGGAAGATTTGGTGCTCAGGAGCTGCGTCAAAGGTTTTCAAGAAATTAAGTCACGCACATTGAAGAAGCTTGTTGTCGACTCCTGTCGCAGTCTCTCTGGTGATCCGGTGGTTATCGTGGCACCCCGTGTTGCGTATCTCCAACTGGGTATTTCATATGGATGCTATTCCAACGGTATTTCGATATATGAGACAGCTTCTCTTGTGAAAGCATCAATTCATTTGCTTTGTCTTGGTGAAACATTCAATTTGAAATGTCAACAACGGCTTCTCGGTAACCTGTGCAATGTGCCGAATCTGGAGCTATCGGGTTTCGACGCAATG GCGATGCTCGTTGAGGAATCGGTTAAATTCCCAATATTTTCTAACCTGCAAACCTTGTCACTTGAACAATGTTTGCTTGATAAATGTGAACTCAACACCAAGCTGGACGCTTTGTTCAAAATGCCCCTTGTTTGGAGAAGCTTACCTTGCAGTGCTGCATG TTTCCAGTAG